A genomic segment from Neobacillus sp. YX16 encodes:
- a CDS encoding class I SAM-dependent methyltransferase, which yields MVDYYGELCTKVYESDKSIAGEKELEFYLSFVKDKTMKVLEPMCGNGRMLIPFMEKGIDIEGFDISEEMLKVCMQKAAQLNLTPTVFCEKIEDFKSDKKFDLILIPFGSFSLLSDELADRGLDNLKAVLKGEGKILLTTITRYNGIEDIPEWVETNRKQFNQETIVEYKKVHFDETNNLLKMQLKYESYQGEKLEKTEVMYFPMRLYIPGEFESILKAKGFQNIVIHEVKDGYGQGSLFRVFECTKY from the coding sequence TTGGTAGATTATTACGGTGAACTTTGCACAAAAGTATATGAAAGTGATAAATCAATTGCAGGTGAAAAGGAATTGGAGTTTTATCTCTCATTTGTTAAGGATAAAACCATGAAAGTGTTAGAACCAATGTGTGGAAATGGGAGAATGCTGATCCCTTTTATGGAAAAGGGTATAGATATTGAGGGATTCGATATTTCAGAAGAAATGCTAAAGGTATGTATGCAAAAAGCGGCGCAATTGAACCTGACGCCAACCGTTTTCTGTGAGAAAATAGAAGACTTTAAATCTGATAAAAAGTTTGATTTGATCTTAATTCCATTTGGTTCGTTTTCTTTACTATCTGATGAGTTAGCTGATCGTGGTCTCGATAATTTGAAAGCAGTGTTAAAGGGTGAGGGAAAAATATTATTAACAACCATTACTAGGTATAACGGGATAGAAGATATACCTGAGTGGGTGGAAACGAACAGGAAACAATTCAACCAGGAGACCATTGTTGAATATAAAAAGGTTCATTTTGATGAGACTAATAATTTGTTGAAAATGCAGTTGAAATATGAGTCATATCAAGGAGAAAAGCTTGAAAAAACAGAAGTCATGTACTTTCCTATGCGACTTTATATTCCAGGGGAATTTGAGAGTATACTTAAAGCCAAAGGATTTCAGAATATTGTAATACATGAAGTAAAGGATGGGTATGGACAGGGAAGTTTATTTCGTGTATTTGAGTGTACAAAATATTAG
- a CDS encoding NAD(P)H-binding protein — translation MTSRRKPDNLNFDWVYSDFLTGEGLETAIHDVDVIIHAATSPRKDSKIIDVSGFGEFLNMCQHIKHFIYPSIVGIEDIPMKYYMHKYQAEELLKNSSVPHTIIRATQFHSFVENLLLSKPFFKNYFVPGNLRFQSVDVVEFSIHLIKIIDDGPQGIADDFGGPEILTLKEMADLKIKVNNESNNVVNLSFPGKLFKSFLEGKNTNEHQKVGKITFEEYLRNKGK, via the coding sequence ATAACCTCAAGAAGAAAACCTGACAACTTAAATTTTGATTGGGTTTATAGTGATTTTTTGACGGGTGAAGGATTAGAAACAGCCATACACGATGTGGATGTCATTATTCATGCTGCAACAAGTCCAAGGAAAGATTCAAAGATTATTGATGTATCAGGATTTGGTGAATTTTTGAACATGTGCCAGCACATTAAACATTTCATTTATCCATCCATTGTAGGAATTGAAGATATTCCTATGAAATATTACATGCATAAATACCAGGCAGAAGAATTGTTAAAAAATAGTTCTGTCCCACACACAATCATACGTGCAACCCAATTTCATAGTTTTGTAGAAAATTTACTTTTATCCAAACCTTTTTTTAAAAATTATTTTGTACCTGGAAACCTTAGATTTCAAAGTGTGGATGTGGTGGAATTTTCCATTCATTTAATTAAAATAATCGACGATGGTCCTCAAGGAATAGCTGATGACTTCGGTGGACCAGAAATACTAACATTAAAAGAAATGGCAGACTTGAAAATAAAGGTAAATAATGAATCAAATAACGTAGTAAATCTCTCTTTTCCAGGAAAACTATTTAAGTCTTTCTTAGAGGGGAAAAATACAAATGAACATCAAAAAGTAGGAAAAATAACATTTGAAGAATATCTGAGAAATAAGGGGAAATAA
- a CDS encoding LLM class flavin-dependent oxidoreductase codes for MEIGLSTFVETTPDVETGKVISHAQRIREVVEEIVLADKVGLDVFGVGEHHREDYAASSPAVLLAAAASQTSRIRLTSAVTVLSSDDPVRVFQDFATLDAISNGRAEIMAGRGSFIESFPLFGYDLKDYDQLFEEKLDLLLKITKSEKVNWQGEYRQAINNLGVYPRPVQDPLPVWIGSGGNQESVIRAGLLGLPLVLAIIGGSPQHFAPLVQLYKKAAEHAGHDASKLPIASHSHGFVGESTEEAAAKFFPSTQQAMNKLGRERGWGRYDQNTFDSARSLHGALYVGDPQTVAEKIINLRKNVGITRFMLHCPVGTMPHEDVMRSIELLGKEVAPIVREEVTKWEKENEGK; via the coding sequence GTGGAAATTGGGTTAAGCACGTTTGTAGAAACAACACCGGATGTTGAGACCGGTAAAGTCATAAGTCATGCACAACGGATACGTGAAGTGGTGGAGGAAATCGTATTAGCCGATAAGGTAGGACTCGATGTCTTTGGAGTAGGGGAGCATCATCGCGAAGACTACGCTGCGTCATCTCCTGCTGTCTTGCTGGCTGCCGCGGCGTCACAAACAAGCAGAATTCGTTTGACCAGTGCGGTTACGGTTCTTTCTTCTGACGATCCAGTAAGGGTTTTTCAAGATTTTGCAACGCTCGACGCGATCTCAAATGGGCGTGCAGAAATCATGGCTGGCCGGGGATCCTTCATCGAATCCTTTCCGTTGTTTGGATACGATTTAAAGGACTATGATCAGTTATTTGAAGAGAAGCTCGATTTACTTTTAAAAATAACCAAGTCAGAAAAGGTAAATTGGCAAGGTGAATATCGACAAGCTATCAATAATTTGGGTGTATATCCAAGACCGGTTCAGGATCCACTGCCAGTGTGGATAGGAAGTGGCGGTAATCAGGAATCTGTCATTCGTGCAGGCTTGCTTGGATTGCCACTTGTGCTAGCAATCATTGGTGGAAGTCCACAGCATTTTGCACCACTTGTGCAGCTCTATAAAAAAGCAGCGGAACACGCGGGTCATGATGCTTCAAAACTGCCAATTGCCTCGCATTCACATGGGTTTGTTGGCGAAAGTACAGAAGAAGCGGCGGCGAAGTTTTTCCCTTCAACTCAACAGGCGATGAATAAATTAGGACGTGAGCGTGGATGGGGAAGATATGACCAAAACACCTTTGACTCAGCTCGTAGTTTACACGGTGCTTTATATGTTGGGGATCCGCAAACGGTTGCCGAAAAAATTATTAATCTGCGAAAAAATGTTGGAATTACTCGTTTTATGCTCCACTGCCCAGTTGGCACCATGCCACATGAAGATGTCATGAGATCAATCGAATTGCTAGGAAAAGAAGTAGCACCGATTGTTCGAGAAGAAGTGACTAAGTGGGAAAAGGAAAACGAAGGAAAATAG
- a CDS encoding cysteine desulfurase family protein: protein MQKIYLDYNASTPLALEVVDAMQPLLNDYYGNPSAFHWAGKPVKELLHKARKQVSELIGCSLSEIIFTSGGSEANNLALKGFYFKNHYKGNHIITSKIEHPAIMNPSRFLEKIGARVTYVGVDQFGRVSPEEIERAITKDTILITIMHSNNETGTLQPIKEIGDIAEKYGITFHTDASQSVGKVPVDVNDLKVDMLTIAGHKLYAPKGIGALFIRNGVVLEPLIHGAGHENGLRAGTENTLLAVGLGKACEIASLQISHSKQRELTNYFWRQLKAEFDDMVVLNGHPEERLPNTLNVSFVRRIGQDLLDKIPDLAASTGSACHAGSIELSPVLKEMNVPEEIGMGAIRFSLGRYTTKDEIDTVIKGFKAIF, encoded by the coding sequence TTGCAAAAAATTTACCTAGATTACAATGCAAGCACCCCTTTAGCACTTGAAGTGGTTGATGCGATGCAACCGCTGTTGAATGATTACTATGGTAATCCGTCCGCATTCCATTGGGCGGGAAAACCAGTTAAAGAGCTATTACATAAAGCTAGAAAACAAGTTTCGGAGTTAATAGGCTGCTCTTTAAGTGAGATTATTTTTACCTCAGGTGGGAGTGAAGCCAATAATCTTGCTCTAAAAGGTTTCTATTTTAAAAATCATTATAAAGGTAACCACATCATTACCTCTAAAATTGAGCACCCTGCCATAATGAATCCCAGCAGGTTCCTTGAAAAAATTGGGGCGAGGGTAACATATGTTGGTGTTGACCAATTTGGGAGAGTTTCTCCTGAAGAAATAGAAAGGGCAATCACCAAAGATACGATTCTCATAACAATCATGCATTCTAATAATGAAACAGGTACCTTACAGCCAATAAAGGAAATTGGGGATATAGCTGAAAAGTACGGAATTACTTTTCATACAGATGCTTCACAATCAGTCGGTAAGGTTCCAGTCGATGTGAATGATTTAAAGGTGGATATGCTAACGATTGCTGGGCATAAATTGTATGCTCCTAAAGGGATTGGAGCATTATTCATACGAAATGGTGTAGTGCTTGAACCGCTTATTCATGGTGCTGGACATGAAAATGGATTACGTGCTGGGACGGAAAATACATTATTAGCGGTTGGATTAGGAAAGGCATGTGAAATCGCTAGTCTACAAATTAGTCATTCCAAGCAAAGGGAATTAACGAATTATTTTTGGAGGCAATTAAAGGCTGAGTTTGATGACATGGTTGTCTTAAATGGACATCCTGAAGAAAGGTTACCCAATACCTTGAATGTGAGTTTTGTTAGAAGGATTGGTCAAGACTTACTAGATAAAATACCGGATCTAGCCGCCTCTACCGGTTCTGCCTGTCACGCAGGAAGCATTGAATTATCACCAGTCCTAAAGGAAATGAATGTACCCGAAGAAATTGGGATGGGTGCGATTCGATTTAGTTTAGGCAGGTATACTACGAAGGATGAAATAGATACCGTCATTAAAGGGTTTAAAGCGATTTTTTAA
- a CDS encoding Ger(x)C family spore germination protein, producing the protein MRRKLVLTFIIGCIMLTGCSGLKNIQDLTYIVAIGLDYDEEKQEYTAYLQGLNFANVAKQEGAKPIEPIPIFIASASGETLNLAVSKLYKKSEPPIFFGHVETLVLSKRVVKHRFREVIEEVGRNRSLRHTMRVITTEEKLRDIFNIKALFNYPAVYTVLYKKNTDDVFQDEIKPVKLMHFLREFYEPMGIAKLPSVKIDHDSWKADKNYPVLYFDGFAIFQKQKFMNDLSMNDAVYINWLKEKRVSIDQRIEEDEQLVAAMKLSSPKMKIKYVKGETSPKFSIEIFAQADLLEKIKDIPIKNLIKLIEEDIKTKVLRIYNEGVEKNTDVLNVGEKWYREHPQQYKKLMKTSNFYLDKNSLKNVKVDVQIFHFNSYKYEQKSFDK; encoded by the coding sequence ATGAGAAGGAAGTTGGTTCTTACCTTTATCATTGGATGTATAATGCTTACTGGTTGTTCGGGTTTAAAAAATATTCAAGATTTAACGTATATAGTGGCAATCGGACTGGATTATGATGAAGAAAAGCAGGAATATACCGCCTATCTTCAGGGCTTAAATTTTGCTAACGTAGCAAAGCAAGAGGGAGCTAAACCGATTGAACCCATCCCGATTTTTATCGCTTCAGCCTCTGGAGAAACGCTTAATTTAGCAGTAAGTAAGCTATATAAAAAGTCGGAGCCTCCTATTTTTTTCGGCCACGTAGAGACACTTGTCTTGAGTAAAAGAGTCGTCAAACACCGCTTCCGGGAAGTAATTGAGGAAGTAGGCAGAAATCGGTCATTACGGCACACGATGCGCGTAATAACAACCGAAGAAAAGCTACGAGATATTTTTAATATCAAAGCATTATTTAATTATCCAGCTGTTTATACGGTTCTCTATAAAAAAAATACAGACGATGTATTTCAGGATGAAATAAAGCCAGTTAAGTTAATGCATTTTTTAAGAGAATTTTATGAGCCAATGGGTATAGCGAAACTGCCTTCTGTAAAAATTGATCATGATAGCTGGAAGGCTGATAAAAACTATCCAGTGTTATATTTTGATGGATTTGCTATTTTTCAAAAGCAAAAGTTTATGAATGACCTCTCGATGAATGACGCTGTTTATATTAATTGGCTTAAAGAAAAGCGTGTTTCTATAGACCAAAGAATCGAAGAAGATGAACAGCTTGTAGCTGCAATGAAGTTAAGCTCGCCAAAAATGAAGATTAAATACGTAAAGGGAGAGACATCTCCAAAGTTTTCAATAGAAATTTTTGCACAAGCTGATTTGCTAGAAAAGATAAAAGATATTCCCATTAAGAACTTAATTAAATTAATAGAAGAAGATATTAAAACGAAAGTATTGAGAATCTATAATGAGGGTGTAGAAAAAAATACAGATGTATTAAACGTGGGTGAAAAATGGTATCGAGAACACCCGCAGCAGTACAAAAAGTTAATGAAAACATCAAACTTTTATTTAGATAAAAATTCCTTGAAAAACGTAAAGGTGGACGTTCAGATATTTCATTTTAATTCCTATAAATATGAACAGAAAAGCTTTGATAAATAG
- a CDS encoding spore germination protein, producing the protein MGKIMSSNPLRNGRYKEKAEALKKRFIKSDDLLSKVHQSDKEPFEMIFFESLIESHYLDQYILPKLGVHEKGTVEYKLKSFFQAEEVISKSLDELSDLLFDGNVLFVLGNALLSLKAGDLPKRAPEESALETSIRGPKDGFVEDLKTNISLIRRRLSTSSLCLEKYTIGKRSRTKVALIYIEDLIDQRVLDEIHTRLDKVELDILTSIYELEAYVRDRPYSVFPSMDYTGRPDFIVQALNQGRFALLVDGNPTVIFAPINLLLQTKSPEDTYISYAYVSLERIIRMLGLIISAFLPGAWIAFSAFNIEQVPYLLVATISVSRFGLPLSTPIEMFIVLFLFELFNEAGVRLPRAIGQTVAVLGGLIVGDAAIRAGLTSPTMLVVAAITYISSFTLVNQNLSTAITILRFVIILLSTFFGLFGVIIGFILTVFYFSTVTSFGVPYIGSLAPISFSEFIKDFFMAPRQFYKSRTTMTSPKDPTRGGDQS; encoded by the coding sequence ATGGGAAAAATAATGAGCTCGAACCCCCTACGTAATGGAAGGTATAAAGAAAAAGCCGAAGCATTAAAAAAGCGATTTATTAAAAGTGATGACCTGCTTAGTAAAGTGCACCAATCTGATAAGGAACCTTTTGAAATGATTTTTTTTGAAAGCTTAATTGAAAGTCACTATTTAGATCAATATATTTTGCCAAAACTTGGAGTGCATGAAAAAGGAACTGTAGAATATAAGCTTAAATCTTTCTTTCAAGCAGAGGAGGTTATCTCTAAATCATTAGACGAATTATCTGATTTGCTGTTTGACGGGAACGTACTATTTGTATTGGGTAATGCACTCTTAAGTTTAAAGGCAGGTGACTTACCCAAACGGGCGCCTGAAGAATCAGCTCTTGAGACATCTATTAGAGGTCCAAAGGATGGATTTGTAGAGGATTTAAAAACCAATATCTCCTTAATACGCAGAAGGCTTAGTACCTCATCATTATGTTTAGAGAAATATACGATTGGTAAAAGAAGCAGGACAAAAGTGGCACTCATCTATATTGAAGATTTAATTGACCAGAGAGTTCTAGATGAAATCCATACAAGATTAGATAAAGTTGAACTAGATATTTTGACTAGCATTTATGAGCTTGAAGCGTACGTCAGAGACAGGCCGTATTCCGTTTTCCCAAGTATGGACTATACCGGGAGACCAGACTTTATTGTTCAAGCGCTGAATCAAGGTCGATTTGCACTCTTGGTTGATGGTAATCCCACTGTCATTTTTGCTCCAATTAACTTATTATTGCAGACCAAGTCACCTGAGGACACCTACATCAGTTATGCATACGTTTCATTAGAAAGAATCATCAGGATGTTAGGTTTAATTATTTCTGCTTTTTTACCTGGGGCTTGGATTGCCTTTTCTGCTTTTAATATAGAACAAGTTCCATATTTACTTGTTGCGACCATTTCTGTCTCTCGTTTTGGACTGCCCTTATCTACTCCTATAGAAATGTTTATTGTTCTTTTTTTGTTTGAACTATTTAATGAAGCGGGCGTACGTCTGCCAAGAGCCATTGGTCAAACCGTAGCTGTGTTAGGAGGGTTAATTGTAGGGGACGCAGCCATACGTGCTGGCTTAACCTCTCCAACGATGCTAGTAGTGGCTGCTATTACCTATATATCTTCTTTTACCTTAGTGAATCAAAACTTAAGCACAGCCATTACAATCCTACGATTCGTTATAATTTTATTGAGTACTTTTTTTGGATTGTTTGGCGTCATTATTGGTTTTATACTAACCGTTTTTTATTTTTCTACTGTTACTTCCTTTGGTGTACCATATATAGGTTCACTTGCACCTATTAGTTTTAGTGAATTTATCAAAGATTTTTTCATGGCTCCACGTCAATTCTATAAATCGCGAACAACTATGACAAGTCCAAAGGATCCAACAAGGGGTGGCGATCAGTCATGA
- a CDS encoding endospore germination permease gives MQSLIKILVPRQLFLMLILSTGLLNHVILIPNLLKAAGRDSWLSVIIAYPISLLFLWLIYFIVKNCPNEGFFHMVSRRLGKSVSILLSIPVILFLFLSSYITTRDLMIWLKSYFLGETGVFVINFIIILACFFVTFAGVKSMAITSGLLLPLVMLLGIFIALTNTTVKDPSLLFPIVANGYVPVLKGIIYVLSGLLEIYIVILLQPFSQEQIKFKHLFILLTALTGLIFGPLSAAIMEFGPTEAVHFMYPAYEQWRVLSIGEYISHLDFFALYQWLAGALIRIGLFMYLLGTFFSKKMKHYRLNPKLVGVIYLILFGLMLIKVESYYFYFAIYKYFLPACIVFFLLQILLSALIVSVLKKRDEKQHGKNNELEPPT, from the coding sequence ATGCAAAGTTTAATAAAAATCTTAGTTCCACGGCAATTATTTTTAATGCTGATACTTTCGACAGGATTGCTAAATCATGTCATCCTGATTCCCAATCTTCTTAAGGCAGCAGGCAGGGATAGTTGGTTAAGTGTAATTATTGCGTATCCTATTTCCCTTTTATTTCTTTGGCTAATCTATTTTATTGTTAAAAATTGTCCAAATGAAGGGTTCTTTCATATGGTAAGTCGGCGTTTGGGAAAGAGTGTATCTATTTTATTATCGATTCCGGTCATACTGTTTTTATTTCTAAGCTCCTATATTACTACAAGGGACTTAATGATATGGTTAAAATCATATTTTCTTGGTGAGACTGGTGTTTTTGTAATTAATTTCATCATCATTTTGGCCTGTTTCTTCGTTACTTTTGCTGGAGTCAAATCAATGGCAATCACTAGCGGGTTATTGCTTCCACTAGTGATGTTATTAGGAATATTTATCGCACTTACAAATACTACAGTTAAGGATCCGAGTCTCTTATTTCCTATAGTGGCGAATGGGTATGTTCCTGTTTTGAAAGGTATAATCTATGTATTATCCGGACTTCTTGAAATTTACATAGTGATATTGTTGCAGCCATTCTCTCAGGAACAAATAAAATTTAAGCATTTGTTTATTTTATTGACCGCCTTAACAGGCTTGATTTTTGGACCACTTTCTGCAGCAATCATGGAGTTTGGACCAACTGAAGCCGTCCATTTCATGTATCCTGCATATGAACAGTGGCGTGTATTAAGCATTGGGGAGTATATTTCTCATTTGGATTTTTTCGCTTTATATCAATGGCTTGCTGGTGCTTTAATTCGTATCGGTTTATTCATGTATCTTTTAGGCACATTTTTCTCCAAGAAAATGAAACATTACAGACTCAATCCGAAACTAGTTGGTGTCATCTATCTTATATTATTCGGACTGATGTTAATAAAAGTAGAATCTTATTATTTTTATTTTGCCATCTATAAATATTTTTTACCTGCCTGTATCGTATTTTTCCTTCTTCAAATCCTGTTATCAGCATTGATTGTTTCAGTTTTAAAGAAAAGGGATGAAAAACAACATGGGAAAAATAATGAGCTCGAACCCCCTACGTAA